The nucleotide sequence AGTAGTCTGCAAACTAAAAATTTTTGGCATGGTAGATAGTAGTAAAAAAGAAATTAATGTTGATGGAATTATGAGCTATGATATAAATTAGCCAGAAGCAACAATACATTATTTGAGTTACAATTGATAGTAGGACAAAGAAATTTAGCTAACCTAAAACAATGAGCTAGTGAAGTACAGAAAAGTACTTCAGAAGTAGAACTAGAAGAGAGTCCACAGATAGGTTTTATTTCTGTTTGGCTTTGTTCACATGTGCTCTCATAAAGCTTTATTTTCACTTTGATTCTCGATTTTAGTAAAATTTATAAATTACTCGTGATGTACATAAATATATGTTTATTCAGACACTCATACAGAAATTTAAATCAATACGTGATATCCTTGACAGGGTTTATATTGAGTATAGAGAAAGAAAGAGTGTTCAACGATACACTCCCAGATCATCTGGGGTAAACATAAAAACACAAGTATCGAGATTAAATGTTCAAAATATCATCGACATGGATAACATTGAAAAGCATAATATAGTTTTGATAACTCTTGATTGTCTCAGATACTCTAACCTCTCATTTGCAGGATATTTCCGCGAAACAACACCTTTTATTGACTCTGCTCCAAATAAGTTTCGTGCATTCGCTGCAGCTCCGTGGACATATCCCTCTGTTGCCTCTATAATGACGGGACTTTATCCTCATAATCACAATGCATATCTTCACGGAAAGATAAAAGATGTAGGTAATTTAAATCAGTTTCGTGCTATTTCGAGAAATGTACTAACACTCCCTGAAATTCTTTTGTGGGCAGGATATGACGTGGGCATGGTTACTTCTATTGCAGTTGCTGCATATTCGTTAAGGAATAGAATTACATCTAAGGTGTATCCTGGAACTGCCCCTGCAGAGAAGGTATTTAATTATGCCGAAAAATGGATTAAAAATAGCCAAAACCCATTTTTTATTTACATTCACTTAGGGGATTTACATGGTCCATTGTATCCACCACGTAAATTTAGGGATTATTTTGGAAAGGTTAAAATATTGCCCAAAATTCGCACATGGGCATATACTAAACCTGAAGAACAACAGGGAAAGAATTTTGAGGAGTATAAGTATAACAGGATTCTTCTATATGACAATACCTTACGATATCTTGATTACGCCATAGAAAAGTTCTATAAACGTCTAAAAGCAATTGGAAAAGCAGAAAACACCGTTTTTATCTTGACTTCTGACCATGGAGAGGAGTTTTGGGAACATGCAAAAATCGAGTCCAAGTACTTTTATGACAACAGAGGAATATATGGAGTTGGTCATGGACATAACGTTTTTAACGAGGTAATTGAAGTT is from Thermococcus paralvinellae and encodes:
- a CDS encoding sulfatase; the encoded protein is MFIQTLIQKFKSIRDILDRVYIEYRERKSVQRYTPRSSGVNIKTQVSRLNVQNIIDMDNIEKHNIVLITLDCLRYSNLSFAGYFRETTPFIDSAPNKFRAFAAAPWTYPSVASIMTGLYPHNHNAYLHGKIKDVGNLNQFRAISRNVLTLPEILLWAGYDVGMVTSIAVAAYSLRNRITSKVYPGTAPAEKVFNYAEKWIKNSQNPFFIYIHLGDLHGPLYPPRKFRDYFGKVKILPKIRTWAYTKPEEQQGKNFEEYKYNRILLYDNTLRYLDYAIEKFYKRLKAIGKAENTVFILTSDHGEEFWEHAKIESKYFYDNRGIYGVGHGHNVFNEVIEVPIVIWGEPIEKISGVTNSISSVDIMPTILDILNIHYFAKLDGISLFQKRDKKRPILSEATGAGYEKKALIIGKYKLLYSPYDNVEWVFDLESDPYEHNPILDEELVKIFKEMLRKIYQKDEAEKISQIIKSRKLFIK